In a genomic window of Chloroflexota bacterium:
- a CDS encoding adenylate/guanylate cyclase domain-containing protein: MAPFDIKNFDQPDELIEFDHGTVREVSIGPLVVGRTVFDPGWRWSTHVKPVARTELCDFRHVGYMISGCLHFATVEGEGELVAGDVYEIPAGHDAWVVGDEPVVNIDFQGIVGWGKPAEPGERILTTLLFTDLVDSTVIAERLGDAPWKRLLAAHRDDVRNLLDRYRAVEVDTAGDGFFARFDSPGNAVRCASGVVASASRLGLEVRAGVHSGEVEVVGRELRGVAVHFAARIVGAAAPGEVLVSATTRDLVAGAGLEFQERGTFELKGISGTRTLYALLPTG, translated from the coding sequence ATGGCACCCTTCGATATCAAGAACTTCGACCAGCCCGATGAGCTGATCGAGTTCGACCATGGCACGGTCCGCGAGGTCTCCATCGGCCCGCTGGTAGTCGGTCGCACGGTCTTCGATCCGGGATGGCGCTGGTCGACCCACGTTAAACCGGTGGCGCGCACCGAGCTGTGCGACTTTCGCCACGTCGGCTACATGATCAGTGGCTGCCTGCACTTCGCCACCGTGGAGGGCGAAGGCGAACTTGTCGCGGGCGACGTGTACGAGATCCCAGCCGGCCATGACGCGTGGGTGGTGGGCGACGAGCCAGTGGTGAATATCGACTTCCAGGGGATAGTCGGCTGGGGAAAGCCAGCTGAGCCGGGAGAGCGAATCCTCACCACCCTGCTGTTCACTGACCTCGTGGACTCGACCGTTATAGCGGAGCGTCTGGGGGACGCTCCCTGGAAGCGGCTGCTAGCCGCTCATCGAGACGACGTGCGCAACCTGCTCGATCGGTACCGAGCAGTTGAGGTCGACACCGCCGGCGACGGCTTTTTTGCGCGCTTTGACAGCCCGGGGAACGCGGTGCGCTGCGCTTCAGGGGTGGTGGCGTCGGCCAGCCGGCTTGGGCTAGAAGTCCGTGCCGGGGTGCATAGTGGCGAGGTTGAGGTGGTCGGCAGGGAGTTACGGGGTGTGGCGGTTCACTTCGCGGCGCGCATCGTCGGGGCTGCTGCGCCAGGTGAGGTGCTCGTCTCGGCCACGACCCGGGATCTCGTCGCCGGTGCCGGGCTCGAGTT
- a CDS encoding cupredoxin domain-containing protein: protein MVSHRVLAAIALLLGAAVVAGCGASPTPQRLEILIHYSHFTPAEMTVPHGAPVTFVLVNEDPIDHEWLIGDAAFHERHRTGTEPAHGERPDEVSVRALSSAQTTLAFDQPGDVTFICHFPGHEAYGMVGVLHVT, encoded by the coding sequence ATGGTCTCCCACCGCGTGCTGGCGGCGATCGCCCTGCTCCTCGGAGCGGCGGTCGTCGCCGGCTGTGGCGCCTCACCGACCCCGCAGCGCCTGGAGATCCTGATCCACTACTCCCACTTCACCCCGGCCGAGATGACCGTCCCGCACGGCGCCCCGGTCACGTTCGTGCTGGTCAACGAGGACCCGATCGACCACGAGTGGCTGATTGGCGACGCGGCCTTTCACGAGCGCCATCGCACCGGCACCGAGCCAGCCCACGGGGAGCGTCCGGACGAAGTCTCGGTCCGCGCTCTCAGCTCGGCTCAGACCACGCTGGCGTTCGACCAGCCGGGGGACGTGACCTTCATCTGCCACTTCCCTGGCCATGAGGCCTACGGCATGGTGGGTGTGCTGCACGTTACCTGA
- a CDS encoding DUF2330 domain-containing protein produces the protein MRRLISLVAATTALLAFAGPTLGCAGLIGPNGAVNLLRTTTFAGYHDGVEHYVTSFAFAGGEGEFGSLVPLPDVPTKVERGGDWTLQRLNIETEPQLFLAADAARVGAAEAQVLLEVRIDALDITILRGGGAEVGAWATEHGFRLPPDAPEVLDFYANRSPIFLAAVFDADAAAERGQAVGDGTPVHLTIPTDDPWVPLRILALGKTEADIVEADVYLLTDHRPGLLPAPGSAFGPNGLELARSGKANDLLLDDLRSDAGMEWIPDSAWLTKVRVNGAATDITFDLAIDPDGGTPSLVDAGFLPYGPTPAPWTPRAWALLVLALALPLLAAWFAASMLRGRESPPLAGA, from the coding sequence ATGCGGCGTTTGATCTCCCTCGTGGCTGCTACCACCGCCCTTCTCGCCTTCGCCGGGCCGACGCTCGGCTGTGCAGGCCTGATCGGGCCAAACGGCGCGGTCAACCTTCTGCGCACCACGACCTTCGCCGGCTACCACGACGGCGTCGAACACTACGTGACGTCCTTCGCCTTCGCCGGCGGGGAGGGTGAATTCGGGAGCCTGGTGCCGCTCCCCGACGTTCCGACCAAGGTCGAACGGGGCGGGGACTGGACGCTCCAGCGACTCAACATCGAGACCGAGCCCCAGCTGTTCCTCGCCGCGGATGCGGCCCGGGTGGGCGCGGCCGAGGCCCAGGTCCTGCTCGAGGTCCGGATCGACGCGTTGGACATCACGATCCTGCGCGGCGGCGGGGCCGAAGTCGGCGCCTGGGCCACCGAGCACGGATTTCGATTGCCGCCGGATGCGCCGGAAGTGCTCGACTTCTATGCCAACCGTTCACCAATCTTCCTGGCCGCGGTGTTCGATGCCGATGCGGCCGCCGAGCGCGGTCAGGCAGTGGGGGACGGGACACCGGTCCACCTGACCATCCCGACCGACGACCCCTGGGTGCCGCTCCGGATCTTGGCCCTCGGCAAGACCGAGGCGGACATCGTGGAGGCCGACGTGTACCTGCTGACCGACCACCGCCCGGGCCTGCTGCCCGCACCCGGCTCCGCGTTCGGCCCCAACGGGCTCGAGCTCGCCCGCAGCGGGAAGGCCAACGACCTGCTGCTGGACGACCTGCGGTCCGATGCGGGCATGGAGTGGATCCCCGACAGCGCATGGCTGACCAAGGTGCGGGTGAACGGCGCCGCGACGGACATCACGTTCGACCTGGCCATCGATCCCGATGGCGGCACCCCGTCGCTCGTGGACGCCGGCTTCCTGCCGTATGGACCCACCCCGGCGCCGTGGACGCCACGGGCCTGGGCGTTGCTGGTCCTCGCCCTGGCGCTGCCGCTGCTGGCGGCCTGGTTCGCCGCCTCGATGCTGCGCGGACGGGAGTCCCCGCCGCTGGCCGGAGCCTGA
- a CDS encoding translation elongation factor-like protein, whose product MSEEHDPGQSIGSVTHYFGHLSVAAVTLTDKLSVGDRIHIRGHTTNVEQTVDSMEVEHAKVESAGPGDDVALQVTDHVREHDKIFREG is encoded by the coding sequence ATGTCTGAAGAGCACGATCCCGGGCAATCGATCGGGTCGGTCACCCATTACTTCGGCCACCTCTCGGTGGCGGCCGTCACCCTGACCGATAAGCTCAGCGTCGGCGACCGGATCCACATCCGCGGCCACACCACAAACGTCGAGCAGACCGTGGACTCCATGGAGGTCGAGCACGCCAAGGTCGAATCCGCGGGACCTGGCGACGACGTGGCGCTCCAGGTCACCGACCACGTCCGCGAGCACGACAAGATCTTCCGGGAGGGCTAG
- a CDS encoding MmcQ/YjbR family DNA-binding protein, whose product MHPLAEPLRAYALGLPEAYEDHPWGENVAKVGKKVFAFFGQPDAERPFGLTVKLPESSDAALSLPWGTSPGYGLDRGHWVWLTPPEDAPLDMLMDWIAESYRAVAPKRLVQALERQPDP is encoded by the coding sequence GTGCATCCACTCGCAGAGCCGCTGCGCGCCTACGCCTTGGGTCTGCCCGAGGCCTACGAGGATCACCCGTGGGGCGAGAACGTGGCCAAGGTCGGCAAGAAGGTCTTCGCGTTCTTCGGCCAGCCCGACGCCGAGCGACCCTTCGGGCTCACCGTGAAGCTGCCCGAATCGAGCGACGCGGCGCTCTCACTGCCGTGGGGCACCTCCCCGGGCTATGGCCTCGACCGGGGGCACTGGGTCTGGCTCACCCCGCCAGAGGATGCGCCGCTCGACATGCTGATGGACTGGATCGCCGAGAGCTATCGTGCGGTCGCACCCAAACGTCTGGTCCAGGCGCTGGAACGTCAACCTGACCCTTGA